A DNA window from Fragaria vesca subsp. vesca linkage group LG3, FraVesHawaii_1.0, whole genome shotgun sequence contains the following coding sequences:
- the LOC101310102 gene encoding uncharacterized protein LOC101310102, with protein MQGFWEWECLELNAEGEEGEVNDTFTNASFDEVTSLSKLRVLKVTIRGVEHIPKYVEQKMNLVEFDICIGGLYEPYKTKLYDRHRHISILLDVMISHLPEWFRDEIMKKAETFSDSWCHRLIDIFVESEHGRLQRLKHLHIVGYSSRDITEVDPAITWVPRKPVFENLEELYMEGLDCAELRAVQFLPCGSLFKLKVLKVEYCYNWWNILLPSTLLHRLPNLEVLIVCQTDGSEYMFGYEALLVLQQLKLKKIELFALATVSICEGPAPPAMLQNLQSLSITKCKLEGSLFTSDVAQCLFQLNSLELAVCPLLERIVEASNKKIILPKLEQLSLTELPMLYKSATFDIECPSLENMSLKGCWFPWEQWRLRKIALSTVSICDGPSRLPPAMFQNLQSLSIEWCKSDGSLFTYDVAQCLSQLNSLKFKNCPLLERIVEASNKKTVLPKLKRLHLEVLPMLYYESDTFDIVCPELEEFFVSSCPKFSASSSDFHSRKQVQFIWRPS; from the coding sequence ATGCAAGGATTTTGGGAGTGGGAGTGCTTGGAGCTTAACGCTGAGGGAGAAGAAGGAGAAGTCAATGATACCTTTACTAATGCTAGCTTTGACGAGGTAACTAGCTTGTCAAAATTAAGAGTTTTGAAGGTTACTATCAGGGGTGTTGAACATATCCCTAAATATGTTGAGCAGAAAATGAATTTGGTTGAGTTTGATATATGTATCGGTGGTTTATACGAGCCATACAAGACGAAGTTATATGATCGACATCGTCATATCTCAATACTCTTGGATGTCATGATCAGTCACTTACCGGAGTGGTTTCGTGACGAGATAATGAAGAAAGCAGAGACATTTTCCGACTCTTGGTGCCACAGGTTAATCGACATATTTGTGGAATCTGAGCATGGGAGGCTACAGAGACTGAAGCATCTGCATATAGTGGGTTACAGCAGTCGAGACATCACGGAGGTGGATCCTGCAATAACATGGGTTCCAAGAAAGCCTGTGTTCGAGAATTTGGAAGAGTTGTATATGGAGGGACTGGATTGTGCAGAGTTACGTGCCGTTCAATTTCTACCATGTGGGTCTCTATTCAAGTTGAAGGTATTGAAGGTAGAATATTGTTACAACTGGTGGAATATACTTTTACCGTCAACATTGTTACATAGACTACCAAATTTGGAAGTATTAATTGTTTGTCAGACGGACGGGAGTGAATATATGTTTGGGTATGAAGCCTTGCTTGTGTTGCAACAATTAAAGTTGAAAAAGATAGAATTGTTTGCTCTAGCAACAGTAAGCATATGTGAGGGACCTGCTCCGCCTGCGATGCTCCAGAATCTTCAAAGTTTGTCCATTACCAAATGCAAGTTGGAGGGAAGTCTCTTCACCTCTGATGTTGCTCAGTGTCTTTTTCAGTTGAATTCCTTAGAATTAGCAGTATGCCCCTTGTTGGAAAGGATAGTTGAAGCAAGCAACAAGAAGATAATCCTTCCAAAGTTGGAGCAATTAAGTTTGACGGAACTTCCAATGTTATACAAAAGTGCTACTTTTGATATTGAGTGTCCTTCATTGGAGAACATGTCTCTGAAGGGTTGTTGGTTTCCATGGGAACAATGGAGACTGAGAAAGATAGCATTGTCCACAGTTAGCATATGTGATGGACCTTCTCGACTCCCACCTGCAATGTTCCAGAATCTTCAAAGTTTGTCCATAGAGTGGTGCAAGTCAGATGGAAGTCTCTTCACCTATGATGTTGCTCAGTGTCTTTCCCAACTGAATTCCTTAAAATTCAAGAATTGCCCTCTGTTGGAAAGGATAGTTGAAGCAAGCAACAAGAAGACCGTCCTTCCAAAATTGAAGCGATTACATTTGGAGGTACTTCCAATGTTGTACTATGAAAGTGATACTTTTGATATTGTGTGTCCTGAATTGGAAGAGTTCTTTGTGAGTAGCTGCCCCAAGTTTTCAGCCTCTTCATCTGACTTCCACAGCAGGAAACAAGTCCAATTCATATG
- the LOC101302741 gene encoding disease resistance protein At4g27190-like has protein sequence MDDPDLKVGDTISRTLIEAIEGSRFAIVVLSQNYASSTWCLEELREICLSMEDNRIFPLFYHVEPTDVRYQKQSFEEAFSKHESSGRYESEKVNHWKAALNKVANISGWNTQNYKTHKELVNAIVDVLISRAVPEAIESTADFQAFEATRVAMDEVMKALKDDEVTAVGVYGMGGVGKTTLVEHVGAQARKSGSFDYVTKCVVSQNPGFEILQDALAEQLGFKLHEETEIGRSTRLHKEIMRRTKILIILDDIWEGMKLSRVGIPSHKELQKCNSKILLTTRIRNVCHAMECQRKITLNILSEQDSWALFVSKVRRSFESSTFEGVAKKVAGECRGLPIALVTVARALGDKELVEWEIAALRLKKSRTANPDDYGEATKCIKLSYDYLKNEDYKSYFLLCCLFPEDYGIPIKDLFRYGIRTRLFRDAETLLEARKQVDSVVKHLKYSCLLLDSKTDGFVRMHEVVRDAAIQIVLSEDEFFVKAGCRLEDWPRNLHKGYLAISLMRNYIRELPKNLNSLQTVIKVA, from the exons ATGGATGATCCAGATCTTAAAGTCGGGGACACTATTTCTCGCACGCTCATAGAAGCAATTGAAGGGTCAAGGTTTGCAATTGTTGTTCTCTCGCAAAATTATGCTTCTTCTACTTGGTGTTTGGAGGAACTTAGAGAGATTTGTCTATCCATGGAAGACAACAGAATTTTTCCACTTTTTTATCATGTTGAGCCTACTGATGTTCGATATCAGAAGCAGAGTTTCGAAGAAGCTTTCTCTAAACATGAAAGCTCTGGGAGATATGAATCAGAGAAGGTGAATCATTGGAAAGCTGCTTTAAACAAAGTGGCCAATATATCCGGGTGGAATACGCAGAATTATAA GACTCACAAAGAACTTGTTAACGCCATTGTGGATGTTCTCATCAGTAGGGCAGTACCTGAGGCAATTGAGTCCACAGCAGATTTCCAAGCATTTGAAGCAACAAGAGTAGCCATGGATGAGGTTATGAAGGCCCTTAAAGATGACGAGGTCACTGCCGTTGGTGTCTACGGCATGGGAGGTGTGGGCAAGACAACCTTGGTGGAACATGTCGGTGCACAAGCTCGGAAAAGTGGGAGTTTTGATTATGTGACTAAGTGTGTCGTATCCCAAAATCCTGGTTTTGAAATCCTTCAAGACGCATTGGCAGAGCAGTTGGGCTTCAAATTACATGAGGAAACAGAAATTGGAAGATCCACTAGGTTGCATAAGGAGATAATGAGACGAACAAAGATTCTTATAATCCTGGACGATATTTGGGAGGGAATGAAGTTATCAAGAGTAGGAATTCCAAGCCACAAGGAACTTCAAAAGTGTAATTCCAAAATCCTACTCACCACAAGGATAAGGAATGTTTGTCATGCCATGGAGTGCCAAAGAAAGATCACACTCAACATTCTCTCAGAACAAGATTCTTGGGCCTTGTTTGTGAGTAAAGTAAGAAGGTCTTTTGAGTCGTCCACTTTCGAGGGTGTGGCAAAGAAGGTTGCTGGAGAATGTAGAGGTCTACCGATTGCATTGGTCACAGTTGCAAGGGCGCTCGGAGATAAAGAGTTGGTGGAATGGGAGATAGCAGCTCTCCGGCTAAAGAAGTCGCGAACTGCCAACCCTGACGATTATGGAGAAGCAACAAAATGCATAAAATTAAGCTATGATTACTTGAAAAATGAGGACTACAAGTCATACTTCTTACTTTGTTGCTTATTCCCAGAAGACTATGGCATCCCTATAAAAGACTTGTTCAGGTATGGGATCAGGACAAGATTGTTTCGAGATGCCGAAACACTCTTGGAGGCAAGAAAGCAAGTTGATTCCGTTGTCAAGCATCTTAAATATTCTTGCTTGCTTTTGGATAGTAAAACAGATGGATTTGTAAGGATGCATGAAGTTGTCCGGGATGCAGCCATTCAAATTGTGCTATCTGAAGATGAGTTTTTTGTGAAAGCCGGCTGTCGTTTAGAGGATTGGCCACGTAATTTACATAAAGGCTACCTTGCAATCTCACTAATGAGGAATTATATCAGGGAGCTTCCCAAAAATCTG AATTCCCTCCAAACTGTTATCAAAGTTGCATAA
- the LOC101303026 gene encoding uncharacterized protein LOC101303026, whose protein sequence is MSIVIPLRVSTPLKLKNTSYLQHGSEGGGYAQGIWELEAIGNHQIKTRGNQEQEIKNCKNKVSQVLAEKPHSLLPSKASTFHCSQPKSQNPSKLKVFTLQCSSASANAVSVFSEVDL, encoded by the exons ATGTCGATTGTGATACCCTTGCGAGTGTCAACGCCCCTGAAACTCAAAAACACATCATACCTCCAACATGGATCTGAAGGAGGAGGATATGCACAGGGTATTTGGGAGCTGGAGGCCATTGGAAACCACCAAATCAAAACAAGAGGCAATCAAGAACAGGAAATAAAAAACTGCAAGAACAAGGTCTCTCAAGTATTGGCAG AGAAGCCTCACTCCCTACTCCCTAGTAAAGCTTCAACCTTTCACTGTTCCCAACCCAAGTCTCAAAACCCTTCAAAGCTTAAGGTTTTCACTCTCCAGTGCTCCTCCGCCTCCGCTAATGCCGTATCAG TTTTCTCTGAGGTTGATTTATAA
- the LOC101310393 gene encoding uncharacterized protein LOC101310393 yields the protein MFDNTGGNIGRIPPKVMSKLRNLEELYIEGFKGWGSKVEGAGEETNAGFDEVTSLSKLRVLKVSMLDVECIPKYVESIPAGVEFHIRIGRYEPYEMELYDLHRGHRRNTICLKLDLISRLPKWFCKEIMKIAESLCWIKARRLIDIFVEHEDGRLQGLKHLQIVGSNRGITEVIPTITLVPKRSVFENLEEFHLVRLDCAGLCAIEFLPPGSLFNLKVLKVETCYNWGIILLPSPLLQRLPNLEEMLVYGTDGSKYMFGYEALLVLRQLKLRKIDLFNLATVSICDGPTPPATFQNLQSFSITYCKFQGSLFSYDVAQCLSQLNSLELENCLYLERIVEASNKKIILPKLKQLCLSELPVLYYDTATFDMECPSLEDLFLRNCPKFSASSSDFHSKKQVQLRWWTED from the exons ATGTTTGATAACACTGGTGGAAATATTGGGAGAATTCCACCCAAAGTGATGTCAAAGTTGCGTAATTTAGAAGAATTATACATAGAAGGATTTAAGGGGTGGGGGAGTAAAGTTGAGGGAGCAGGAGAAGAAACCAATGCTGGCTTTGACGAGGTAACTAGCTTGTCAAAATTAAGAGTTTTGAAGGTTAGTATGTTAGATGTAGAATGTATCCCCAAGTATGTTGAGTCGATACCAGCTGGGGTTGAGTTTCATATACGTATAGGTAGGTACGAGCCATACGAGATGGAACTCTATGATCTACATCGTGGACATCGTCGTAACACAATATGCTTGAAGCTTGACTTGATCAGTCGCTTACCGAAGTGGTTTTGCAAGGAGATAATGAAGATAGCAGAGAGTCTATGTTGGATAAAGGCCCGAAGGTTAATTGACATATTTGTGGAACATGAGGATGGGAGATTACAGGGACTGAAGCATCTACAAATAGTGGGTTCAAATCGAGGCATAACGGAGGTAATTCCCACAATAACATTGGTACCAAAAAGATCTGTGTTTGAGAATTTGGAAGAGTTCCACTTGGTTCGGCTGGATTGCGCGGGGTTGTGCGCCATTGAATTTCTACCACCTGGGTCTCTATTCAATTTGAAGGTCTTGAAGGTAGAAACTTGTTATAATTGGGGGATTATACTTTTACCATCTCCATTGTTACAGAGACTACCAAATTTGGAAGAAATGCTTGTTTATGGCACGGACGGGAGTAAATATATGTTTGGGTATGAGGCATTGCTAGTGTTACGGCAATTAAAATTGAGAAAGATAGATTTGTTCAATCTAGCTACAGTAAGCATATGTGATGGACCTACTCCACCTGCGACGTTTCAGAATCTGCAGAGTTTTTCCATTACATACTGCAAGTTTCAGGGAAGTCTCTTCAGCTATGATGTTGCTCAGTGTCTTTCTCAGTTGAACTCCTTAGAATTGGAGAATTGCCTTTATTTGGAAAGGATAGTAGAAGCAAGCAACAAGAAGATCATCCTTCCAAAATTGAAGCAATTATGTTTGAGTGAACTTCCAGTCTTGTACTACGACACCGCTACTTTTGATATGGAGTGCCCTTCGTTGGAAGACTTATTTTTGCGGAACTGCCCCAAATTTTCAGCCTCTTCTTCTGACTTCCACAGCAAGAAACAAGTTCAACTCAGATG GTGGACAGAGGACTAA